One Candidatus Paceibacterota bacterium genomic window carries:
- a CDS encoding glycosyltransferase family A protein: MPGVSVIIPAFNAAHCLAACLGSVFSQSLAPGQIIVVNDGSTDATEDVALRYGNSIVYLRQENAGQGAARNAGLKIATGEFIALLDADDYWKPGFLERCIAFLDAHPECVAVNTGLITRQHSGSEIIQPSFLTRADAQTEPFVIDDFYAFWAAHDHVRTGSAVIRKSVIDRAGGQRADLRVSQDLEYWGYIATFGPWGYIPEPLWVGNSRAAAAAPGWLNKYQKRRRLCPTVEAWQERLLPRLTPQQMPAFKVVRGRVAAGYAHNQVLAGRADVGLQILRDYGGDLPRNRVTRLLRFGCAGGPIGWWGACTVVRLRERLKHYVLALRRGQGRA, encoded by the coding sequence GTGCCTGGTGTAAGTGTCATCATTCCCGCCTTTAATGCCGCGCATTGCCTGGCGGCTTGCCTGGGTAGCGTGTTCTCCCAAAGCCTGGCACCCGGGCAGATCATTGTGGTCAATGATGGCTCGACCGATGCCACGGAGGACGTCGCCCTGCGCTATGGCAATTCGATCGTGTACCTCCGACAGGAGAACGCGGGGCAGGGCGCAGCCCGGAACGCCGGTCTGAAGATCGCCACCGGCGAGTTCATCGCCCTGTTGGATGCTGATGACTATTGGAAACCAGGATTTCTAGAACGTTGCATCGCCTTTCTTGATGCGCATCCTGAATGTGTAGCCGTCAATACCGGACTGATCACCCGCCAACATAGTGGATCGGAGATCATTCAGCCCAGCTTCCTGACTCGCGCCGATGCCCAGACCGAACCCTTTGTGATTGATGATTTCTATGCATTCTGGGCAGCGCATGATCATGTCCGCACCGGATCGGCCGTCATACGGAAGTCCGTAATAGATCGGGCCGGCGGACAGCGGGCGGACTTAAGGGTCAGCCAGGACCTTGAATACTGGGGCTACATCGCGACCTTCGGTCCCTGGGGTTATATCCCCGAGCCGCTCTGGGTAGGCAATTCCCGCGCGGCAGCAGCCGCGCCGGGCTGGTTGAACAAGTATCAAAAGCGCCGCCGACTCTGCCCAACCGTGGAGGCCTGGCAGGAACGGTTGCTGCCCCGCCTGACCCCGCAGCAGATGCCTGCGTTCAAGGTTGTGCGCGGGCGCGTGGCCGCTGGTTATGCCCACAACCAAGTCCTGGCCGGGCGGGCCGATGTCGGGCTCCAGATCTTGCGCGACTACGGTGGTGACTTGCCGCGGAACCGCGTTACAAGGTTGCTGCGGTTTGGGTGTGCCGGTGGACCGATTGGCTGGTGGGGCGCCTGCACGGTGGTTCGTCTGCGTGAGCGGTTGAAGCACTACGTGCTGGCTTTGCGGCGCGGGCAGGGCAGGGCGTGA
- a CDS encoding O-antigen ligase family protein → MPADSMSLRQHRRFPARTSVPRSRLSIPVRLILLAEVLLVARLTVLQRRREDFTAIDAFAMVEIVIVAAIGLLLALQSGQLWRLWQRIAATSGKVLLAFFALALVSAAWSELPKYSAFRAGEFAVLSLGFLVAVASARTFAHAERLILVLGMLALGLAAFSIVLSRGGASFELHNNTVGASAVILTCYAVGEALRAERRRRRNLVVLSAISAALTLASQSLASWWSLFIGVGVAFLLSKSARGGFVLVVVVLGLAVALVGAERFEPVVDPYGQTEEAGKLETFTGRKLLWEGYEKVFKASPWLGVGYAVAARTAGPVYATNTHNAAWAVLLGTGVVGMTIVVIAALFGLREALSACAAGRTGAVGATAALVAGSANSMSLSLFGEGWGVASFVFMLFYAFHLCAVARPQWVGRVEQQATRAASRRDSWKNRSRKRGQLAPTYTVPPPPASAQPPPPSAP, encoded by the coding sequence ATGCCGGCTGACTCCATGTCTTTGAGGCAACACCGTCGTTTCCCGGCCCGAACCTCTGTTCCGCGCTCGCGTCTCTCAATCCCTGTACGCCTGATCCTGCTGGCAGAAGTGCTCTTGGTGGCGCGCTTGACTGTTCTGCAGCGCAGGCGGGAGGACTTTACGGCAATTGATGCCTTCGCGATGGTCGAGATTGTGATTGTCGCAGCCATTGGGCTATTGCTGGCGCTTCAGAGCGGGCAGCTCTGGCGCCTTTGGCAACGAATTGCCGCAACATCCGGGAAAGTGCTCCTGGCCTTCTTCGCTCTCGCCCTTGTCTCAGCAGCCTGGTCTGAGCTGCCCAAGTACTCTGCCTTTCGGGCAGGGGAGTTCGCGGTACTTTCTCTGGGATTCCTGGTCGCCGTAGCCTCGGCACGAACTTTCGCCCACGCTGAGCGTCTCATCTTGGTTTTGGGCATGCTTGCCTTGGGCCTGGCAGCATTTTCTATCGTATTATCCCGTGGAGGGGCGTCTTTTGAATTGCATAACAATACGGTTGGCGCCTCCGCTGTCATCCTGACGTGTTATGCAGTGGGCGAAGCCCTGCGCGCGGAGCGTCGCCGACGCCGAAATCTTGTGGTTCTGTCGGCCATCAGTGCAGCATTGACGCTGGCTTCGCAAAGCCTGGCAAGCTGGTGGTCGCTTTTCATCGGCGTTGGCGTCGCCTTTCTTTTGTCGAAATCGGCTCGGGGAGGGTTTGTTCTCGTCGTTGTTGTGCTTGGTCTGGCGGTGGCCTTGGTTGGAGCGGAGCGATTTGAACCGGTGGTGGACCCATACGGCCAAACAGAAGAAGCCGGCAAGCTGGAGACCTTTACTGGGCGAAAGCTTCTCTGGGAAGGATACGAGAAGGTTTTCAAGGCGAGTCCCTGGTTAGGCGTCGGTTACGCCGTGGCCGCGCGCACCGCCGGCCCGGTCTATGCAACCAATACGCATAATGCCGCGTGGGCGGTACTTCTGGGCACCGGTGTCGTTGGGATGACCATCGTTGTTATCGCAGCGCTGTTCGGATTACGGGAGGCGTTGTCTGCTTGCGCTGCCGGGCGCACCGGTGCTGTGGGAGCGACGGCGGCGTTGGTGGCAGGTTCGGCCAACAGTATGTCCCTCTCACTATTTGGCGAAGGGTGGGGTGTCGCGTCCTTCGTCTTCATGCTTTTCTATGCGTTTCATCTGTGTGCGGTAGCCCGGCCTCAATGGGTGGGACGTGTGGAGCAGCAAGCAACGCGGGCAGCTTCGCGTCGCGACTCGTGGAAGAACCGGTCCCGCAAACGCGGCCAGCTTGCCCCAACCTACACCGTGCCGCCCCCGCCCGCGTCCGCGCAACCACCACCACCTTCCGCTCCTTGA
- a CDS encoding glycosyltransferase family 2 protein gives MSAVTLEQGRWCTATGCNAPVSIIAPVYRTPVPLLRRFLSSALKQTVADIELIAVDDASPDDCPRVLDEVAARDDRVRVIHRSVNGRAGMARNDGLDRARGHYVFFADADDVVRPDCCERMIQCARAHDADIVACSWAEVAGAGEVLRRKVLPGRVYDLSQPRDRRHCLRTLHFAPWNKLFRRETIGALRFEQFPVNIGEDTLFNVAALCRSRRMVTMSYLGYEYTVHGASATGRGVKGMAYLETIARSQERIRHVLLASDGGPCARRSADWLALKRFTTGGEWIAAHPDTGERQKLWRHWRAYFRDELRPGLAGPGWLIRGFGCALQLENVALAARLMRITLRLLDRMASLNPKPAGKVIPCPAKNT, from the coding sequence ATGTCCGCGGTCACTCTTGAGCAAGGGCGCTGGTGTACAGCCACGGGCTGTAATGCGCCAGTATCAATAATTGCCCCCGTTTACAGGACGCCTGTTCCGCTCTTGCGGCGTTTCCTCAGCAGCGCTCTGAAGCAAACGGTGGCCGACATTGAGCTGATCGCGGTGGATGATGCCTCGCCGGACGACTGCCCCAGGGTGTTGGATGAGGTGGCGGCAAGGGACGACCGGGTCAGAGTGATCCACCGCAGTGTCAACGGCCGGGCCGGCATGGCGCGGAACGATGGCCTGGACCGCGCGCGCGGCCACTACGTCTTCTTTGCGGATGCGGACGACGTTGTGCGGCCGGATTGCTGCGAGCGAATGATTCAATGCGCGCGTGCCCACGACGCGGATATTGTGGCGTGTTCCTGGGCGGAGGTGGCCGGGGCAGGAGAGGTGCTGCGGCGCAAGGTGCTTCCAGGTCGGGTCTATGACTTGTCGCAACCGCGTGACCGGCGGCACTGTTTGCGTACCCTCCATTTTGCGCCGTGGAACAAGCTTTTTCGGCGGGAGACGATCGGGGCGCTGCGCTTCGAACAGTTCCCGGTCAATATCGGGGAGGACACGCTGTTCAATGTGGCCGCTTTGTGCCGGAGTCGCCGCATGGTGACCATGTCGTACCTCGGCTACGAGTATACGGTGCACGGGGCCTCGGCGACGGGGCGAGGGGTGAAAGGAATGGCATATTTGGAGACGATTGCCCGTTCCCAGGAACGGATCCGGCACGTGCTGCTGGCGTCGGACGGTGGTCCGTGTGCGCGGCGCTCCGCAGACTGGCTGGCGCTCAAACGGTTCACGACCGGGGGCGAGTGGATCGCCGCCCATCCGGACACTGGGGAACGCCAAAAGCTCTGGCGCCACTGGCGGGCTTACTTCCGTGACGAGCTGCGCCCGGGATTAGCCGGGCCAGGGTGGCTGATTCGCGGCTTCGGCTGCGCGCTGCAACTCGAGAATGTCGCGCTGGCCGCGCGCCTGATGCGAATCACCCTCCGTCTATTGGATCGAATGGCTTCCCTGAATCCGAAACCGGCCGGGAAGGTTATCCCGTGCCCGGCGAAGAACACCTAA
- a CDS encoding glycosyltransferase family 4 protein — translation MRIAWVTRSFLDYRIPVCRALDALTGGQLHLVYSGDYVPRAVQEKAQGALGPRAIGLRGEWKLGPEDRAYMANRNFSLRFQPGLLKMIRQLRPDVMVCDGFFKWTFLALQHRIRHGTPLVVLYERTAYTERHAQWIRTFYRKFVLRFTDAMSCNGRLCKEYTVSMGFPAERITLGHMAADTDGMAQSAARVPQTEIQLLRESWLAPSALRLAPDTLRPAPDASRPAPCAQGLVFLYVGRLNKGKGIAELLKAWEIFTKAEIPPPSTDAPSTSPLSTAPLFTDAPSTTPPRSATLVLVGSGPAEAALRHQSSVLRLPNVHFAGSVDYDKLAPYYAAADAFIIPTLEDNWSLVVPEAMACGLPILCSKYNGCWPELVHEGRNGWVFDPLDTADTAKRLAQCAQRHAQGAGAEAGTDARTHRRTEAPAITDQFQHFSVSASHLFPSTALRAMGQESREILKDHTPHKAAEAIHRACEIAIEHRGRSCALECEKGN, via the coding sequence TTGAGAATTGCCTGGGTCACACGGTCGTTCCTCGACTATCGCATCCCGGTCTGCCGTGCGCTGGATGCACTCACGGGCGGCCAATTGCATTTGGTGTATTCGGGAGATTATGTGCCCCGAGCGGTGCAGGAGAAAGCGCAGGGGGCATTGGGCCCGCGAGCTATAGGCCTGCGTGGGGAGTGGAAGTTGGGCCCCGAGGACCGGGCTTATATGGCCAACCGGAATTTCTCTCTTCGTTTTCAGCCAGGGTTGCTGAAGATGATCCGTCAGCTTCGGCCTGACGTGATGGTTTGCGACGGCTTTTTCAAATGGACCTTCCTGGCCTTGCAGCACCGGATCCGACACGGCACCCCGTTGGTGGTGCTTTACGAGCGAACGGCTTACACGGAGCGGCATGCGCAGTGGATTCGGACATTTTATCGGAAGTTTGTGCTTCGTTTCACGGATGCCATGAGCTGTAACGGGCGGCTCTGCAAGGAATATACGGTGTCTATGGGCTTTCCCGCCGAGCGGATTACCTTGGGCCATATGGCGGCCGATACGGACGGCATGGCGCAAAGCGCAGCGCGCGTGCCGCAAACCGAGATCCAGCTCCTGCGCGAGTCCTGGCTCGCGCCCAGCGCCTTGCGCCTTGCGCCAGACACCTTGCGCCCTGCGCCAGACGCCTCGCGCCCAGCGCCTTGCGCTCAAGGCCTCGTGTTCCTATACGTGGGGCGATTGAACAAAGGCAAGGGCATCGCCGAGCTGCTGAAAGCGTGGGAAATCTTTACCAAGGCAGAGATCCCCCCACCGTCCACTGACGCACCGTCCACCTCCCCACTGTCCACCGCCCCACTGTTCACTGACGCACCGTCCACCACTCCCCCGCGCTCTGCCACCCTCGTCCTCGTCGGCTCTGGTCCGGCAGAAGCCGCCCTCCGTCATCAGTCTTCCGTCCTCCGACTTCCGAACGTCCACTTCGCCGGTTCGGTGGACTACGACAAGCTTGCTCCGTATTACGCGGCGGCAGATGCGTTCATTATCCCAACGCTGGAGGACAACTGGAGCCTCGTTGTGCCCGAAGCCATGGCGTGCGGCTTGCCGATTCTGTGCTCCAAATACAACGGCTGCTGGCCGGAACTGGTCCATGAAGGCCGCAACGGCTGGGTCTTCGATCCCCTCGACACCGCGGATACCGCCAAGCGCTTGGCGCAATGCGCACAGCGCCATGCGCAAGGCGCAGGGGCGGAGGCCGGGACCGACGCACGGACCCACCGACGCACCGAAGCACCGGCTATCACTGATCAATTTCAACATTTCAGTGTTTCAGCTTCTCACCTTTTTCCCTCGACCGCTCTTCGCGCTATGGGCCAGGAGTCGCGCGAGATCCTCAAGGACCACACTCCTCACAAGGCCGCCGAGGCAATCCACCGTGCTTGCGAGATTGCGATCGAGCACAGGGGGAGAAGCTGCGCTCTGGAATGCGAAAAGGGCAATTGA